Genomic window (Acidobacteriota bacterium):
GAGACGAGAACGCCCAGCCAGGCGCCGTCCCCCTCCCCTTCGGCCCCGATAACGAACGCCTCGACGTCCCTCTCGCCGCCGCACGCCACGACCGGCGCGATTGCCGCGGCGGCCAGGACCGCCGCCACGAGCGCCCACCGGCTCCACCGGAGTGCTTTCGTGCACCGACCCATCGCTGTGCCTCCTTCCATCCCGCGGGGCCGTCCGGCGGGCCCCGCCTGCGGTTGTCGTCCCGAGAGCCTGTCTCGGCCCGCCGGAAGACGGGCCGGCCGTTCCCGCCGCGGCGAGGGCCGCGACGGACCGTCCCGGGAACGCCCGTATGGGAAACGCCGCCGCCGGAGAGTCCGTTCCCGCACCCGCGCCGGTCCGATCGCGCTTGCGGGGCGCCGGGCTTCGCCGTACAGGCCGGGAGACGGCCGCGGGCCGGGGTCCCGCCCGGCCGGGAAGGAGGTTCCGGATGCTGGGCCGACGGAGCCGCCGGTGGCATCTCCCGCTTCTCGTCGCGTTCTTGTCGTCCGCGTCCGCTCCGGCGGTTCCACCGGGGGACGTGGGTCCGACCCTGCGCTTCGACGCCGACCGGATCACCCTGCGCTGGGGAGCCGCCGCGGGCGCGGAGAGCTACAACGTCTACCGCGGCACCGCCCGGGACGGCAGCGACCTCGACTGCTTCGTCTTCCGCACCCCGCTGACGGAGGCCACCGATCCCGAAGTGCCGCCGGTCCTCTTCACGTATCTCGTCGCCGGCTGGAACGCCGACGGCGAAGGTCCGCTCGGTGACGCATCCGACGGGACGGCCCGAGCGCCCCGCGTCGCCTGCCGGGACGACGATGGCGACGGCGTGCGGGACGACCGCGACAACTGCCCGGGCCTGGCCAATCCGCAGCAGCTCGACCAGGACGGGAACGGGGCCGGCGACGCCTGCGACCCGCGCACCTACGACTTCGAGCAGGACATCGCCGGCCAGCGGCCGGCCGGGATGACGCAGGACGGCGCGGCCGAGCCCTCCTTCCTGGTGCGGGACTACTCCGGCGACCAGGGGGTGGCCTACGACGGTGGCGCGACCGCGAACGATCTGTTCGACCGCCTCTCGGCCGACACGCGTTTCCAGGACCTCGACGTCTACCTCGACACGGCCGATCTGGCGGGGGAGACGCTGACGCTCGAGCTGTGGTCGGAGGGCACGTACGCGGAGGACGCGGGGAGCGCGCTGCAGTTCCGCATCCTCGGCGACGGGACGATCGAGGTGCGCCAGCGCGAGGGCAACAGCCTGCAGACGCTCGGCCAGCAGTCGCTCGCCGCGGCCACCCGGCTGCGGCTCCGGCTGAGGAAGGGGCCCGAACTCGCATCGACGCTGTACGTCGACACCTGGAACGGCGCGGGATGGGACCCGGCGGCGCAGTTCGACGTGAGCGACGACCACCTGCTGCGCGGCCGCCTCCTGTCCCTCGTCAACCACGACGGCGGCCGGCGGCCCGCGCTGCGGGTCACCGGCGTCGCTCTGCATCCGCCCGACCCGTTCCGGATCGACCGGGCCTTCGATACGCTGGACGACTGGAAGCTCTTCCAGCGCGGCCCGGCCGACACCGCTCCCGTCCCGCTGCCCTTCAGCTACCGGGCGAGCGGCGAGGTGCGGCTCGAGGCGCGCCTGGTGGACAGCGCGAGCGGGGCGGTCGTGCCCGGCTTCGACTACGCCGACCTGCAATGGTCGTTGCCGGCGGCCCCCGAAGGCGCGGCCGACTCGGTGGAGGTCGCGGACGTCCCCGCCGGCGGCAACTACGATCTCGAGGCGCGAATCGTCGATCCGACGACGGGCGAGATCCTCGGGAGCGACACGGTCCTGTCGATCGCGGTCGGCGACGTCTTCCTCGCCGCCGGGCAGTCGAACATGTCGGGCTACTCCGGCTCGCTGGCCAACGCCGAGCCTCCGGTGCCGGAGGTGCACCTGTTCGGCAACGACTACGTCTGGAAGCAGGCGGCCGAGCCGATGGACGACGGGACGGACCAGGTCGACCGGGTCAGCAAGGAGTTCCCCCAGCACACGCTGATGCTCCGTTTCGCGAAGGAGGTCTCGGCGGCGATCGGCGTGCCGGTGGCGGTCATTCCCGCTCCCCTGGGAGGGACGAACCTGCACACGCAGTGGCAGCGCGACGACTCCGACCCGACCAACCGAGGCACCCTCTACGGGTCGTCGGTCCACCGCGTGCTGGCGCAGAACTACGCCTACCCGATCCGCGGCGTCATCTGGTACCAGGGGGAGTCGGATGTCGGCCGCGGCACGGACCTCTACCGCCAGGATCTCGAGCGTCTCGTCGCGAACTACCGAAACGACCTCGGCAACCCGGAGCTGTTCTTCGGGAACTGCCAGCTGGCGACCTACCTCTACGCCGACCTGCCGCAGTGGGTGGCGATCCAGGAGGCGCAGCGCCAGCAGGCGGAGGCCGATCCTCTGTCCGGGATCGCGGCGCTGGTCGACCTGACCCGCAACGACACGATCCACCTCGACGTTCCGGGTTACAAGGAGGCGGGCCGGAGGCTGGCGCAGGTCGTTCTCCGGGGATCGTACGGCCTCGACGTGCCGATCGGCCCCCAGCTCGTCTCGGTCACTTTCGACGGGGCGGATCGGAGCCGGATCGTCGTCACCTACGACAAGCCGATCACGGGGGGCGATGCGGTGCTCTACCGGGTGACCTCCGACGGGACGCCGATCAACATCGTCTCTTCGGTGACCTCCGGCAACACGGTGACGCTGCAGCTCCAGCGGAACGCCCTCGGCACGACGCTCCTGAGCTACGGCTACGGGAGGACGCCCCAGGCTCCCTGGGTGGTGGCCACCGACGGCACCGGCGCCGCGCTCGCCTTCGGCTCCTATCCCGTCGGTCCCTGAGTTCGGGACCCGTCCCCCGGCCGAAGAGGCGCTCGGTCCCGGAGACCGGATGCCGTTCCGGCCTGCCGGTGCCGCGGCAGCCGGCGGAACGTGCCCGACTCGGCCGGAGGGTCCCGGGAGGCCTGCCCCCGGTACGGGCTCGGGCGCCGCAAGCCCGGTCCCGGGCTTTCGCGACTCGGCGGCGCGATTCTTCCGGCAGGGCCGCTCCTCCCCGGCGGCCCGCTCGCCGCGAGCGCCGAACTGGGGGAGAGGGGGCCGCCCGACGCCCGTTCGTTCCCTCGCTTCCGGCGGCGCGGAACCCGCGTGAGGCGGCACCCCCGGCGGAACGCAGCGCCGCGCAACTCGCCGGCCGATCGGCACTTGGCCTCGATCTCGAAACGAGCGAACCGATCGAGCCCGCAACTTCCGGCGCCCCGCGAGTGGGGTGCGGTGGCGCACCGTCCGGGAGGCACTCCGGGACCATCGGCGCTCGCGTCTGACCGCGCCGCCGGGGCCGGTTCGCCGGCCGCCGGAGGGCGGGCTATCCTCCCGTCGCCGGCCGCCGGGCGGTTCTGCCCGGCGGTGCCCAGGCGAACGGGGAGGGGAAAGCGCTCCCCTGACCCGAAAGGAGAGAGGACATCATGAAGCGAACGATGACGCTGGCCGTGGCGGTGCTGGCCGCGTTGGCCGTCACCGGGATCGCCTTCGCGGGCGATGCGGGCAAGGAGGTCACGCTCGAGGGGACGATCCTCTGCGCCAAGTGCTCACTGAAGGAAAAGCGCGACGGATGCCAGAACGTTCTCGCGGTGGGTAGCGGAGACGAGGTCGAGTACTACTACCTGGTGAAGAACGACGTCTACGAGAAAGTGGGCGATGTGTGCACCGCCAAGAAGCGGGCCCGCGTGACCGGCATTCTCAGCGATAGGGACGGCAAGCACTGGCTGGAGCCGAAGGAGATCGTCCCGATCGAAAAGAAGTCGTAGACGCCCGGATCGCCGCGGCCGCGCCGGTGTCGGCGGAGGTCCTCCGCTCATGGGCCGCGCGCCTGTCGGCTGCGGCTCATGAAGCGGCGGTCGATCCGATCCTTGAGGACCCGCGCCCAACGGGCGCGGACCGCCCACCGCCCGCGGAGCAGCAGTCCGGTACCGTCGCCGAGATTGAGGATCAGCAGATAGCGCCGTTGCGGCCGGTAGGGCCGCAGCGGCCGCCCCTCGGCGGCCGCCAGCAGGTTGTGGAACAGCACCGGAGCCTGCCGCACCGCGTGGACACCCACGCGGGCGAGCGGCCGCCCACCCGGAGCCACCGCATCGCCGCCGCCGAAGATGGCGGGGTCCTGCGGGCTCCGCAGGCACTCGTCGACGACGAGCGCGCCGTCCTCCGCGGTCGCGAGGCCGCTTTCGCGAAGGAGCGGAGGCGGGGCGACGCCCGTGGCAGCGATGACGACGTCGGCCGGGAGCGGCTCGCCTCGCGCCGGCCGGAGGACTCCCGGAGCGGATCCGGCGATCCGCACGCCGGTGACAAGGCGGACGCCTTGCTCCGCGAGCGCGGAGGCCGCCAGCCGCCCGGCGCGGGGTGGATGGCTGTCGAGAAGGCGGGGTCCCGCGGTGACGAGGGACACCTCTCCGATCCTCCCGCCGCGCCGGCGAAGAGCTGCGGCCGCGCCGGCGAGTTCGCATCCGGCCGCCCCGCCCCCGACCACCACGACCCGATGGAGCGGCGCTGTCCCCGGGGGTGCCGCCAGCAGGCGTTCCCGGAGTCGGGCGAGCCCCTCCACCGGTTTGGCCGGGACGACGAAGTCGTGGCGGCCGGGAAGAGCCGGCACGGCGCTGCCCACGTTGAGCGACAGGAGATCGAACGGGACGATCGAGCCGTCGTCGAGCACGAGGCGCCGCCGGGCGGCGTCGACCCTCCGCACCGAACCCCGCACGTAGGTGCCGCCCCGCGCCTGGACGAGGGCTCCTGTGTCGATCGACCCCTCGTCCGCGCGGTATTCCCCCGAAAGGAGTCCCGGCCCCATCCCCGAGTAGTGGAAGGGCCCGGGCGCGACGAGCGTCAGGTGGTGCCCCCGGCTGGCGAACGTCCCGGCGCGGGCGATCGAGAAGAGGTGGGCGTGGCCCGAACCCACGAGGACGATGCGCCGGCCGCCCGTTTCCGGTCCTCCGCCCCCGGTCAGCCGCGTTCGGTGTGCCCCTCGCCCTCGATCCTGCGCCGGGCGCGTTCGATGCACCGCTCGAGCAGGTCCTCCGCGCCGGGATCGGCGGGCCCCCGTTCGCCGCACTCCCGGAGGAGCCGAATCGTGGCCTCCAGGGTGTTCTTGTAGGCGTGGAAGGGCTGGCAGTCGGCGAGGAGGTCCGCCACCTGCTCGCACAGATCGGGCGGCGCCTCGCCCTCCACGAGATCGGACAGGCTCTCCATCACGCGCCGGCAGAAGGCGATCCGTTCCTGCCGGTCCATGCGATCCAATCGGCTCATCCGGCTTCCCCGCCGCGCGGCGTTCGCCCTTCCCGGTAGGCGGCGAGCCGCTCCCGCAGGTGCATCCGGGCGCGGTGCAGCCGCATCTTCACGGCCGGCACCCCGAGCCCCAGGACATCGGCCGTTTCCCGCGTACTCAAGCCTTCCACGTCGCGCAGGAGCACCACCGCCCGGTGCTCGGGCGGAAGCGCTCCGATGGCCCGCTCGAGCTCCGCCCGCAACTCCGCCCGTTGCGCTTCGTCGTCCGGAAGCGCCGACCAGTCGGGGATCTCGCCCGCCAGACCGTCTTCCCAGCCGGACGGCTTGAGGGCGTCGAGCGACAGTTCCCGCGCCGAGTTCTTCTCCGACCGGCGCTTCATCAGGCACTGGTTGGCGGCGACCCGGTAGAGCCAGGTCCGCAGCGCGCCGGGATCGCGCAGAGAGGCCGCGGCGGCGTACGCCTTGAGCAAGGTCTCCTGGAACACGTCCTCGGCATCCTCCCGGTGGCCGCACATGCGCAACCCGAACGCCAGCAGCCGCTTCCCGTAGCGCTCGACGAAAGCGTCGAACGCCCCGGCCCGCCGTTCGCGGATCGCCTCGAGGAGCTGAGCGTCGGTCACCAGGCCCTCCGCCTAGCTTGGGTGCCGGTGGCCGTTATAGCGCGCGGGGCGCCGGAGGCCAACCGGCCATCGCGGCGATCCGGGGCGACATTGCGAGGGATGCGGCCCGGTCCCGGCGGGTCACATCGTGCCCGAGGGCATGGTAGCCTTGTCGACCGGCCGCGGGGACGCCGGTCGAGATGTCCCGCGCCGTCGGGCGGCGCGTCCGTCAACCGAGCAGCGAGGGAGAGCGGTGCCATGAGCGACAAGGCGATCCTGACCGTTGACGGTCGGCAGCACGAGTTCGACATCATCGAGGGCACGGAGCACGAGCGCGCGATCGACATGCGCAAGCTCCGGGCGCGCACCGGACTGATCAGCTTCGATCCCGGCTACGGAAACACGGGATCTTGTCGCAGCGCCATCACGTTCATCGACGGCGAGAAGGGAATCCTGCGCTACCGGGGGATTCCGATCGAGGAGCTTGCGGAGAAGGCGACGTTCCTCGAAACGGCGCTCCTTCTCATCAACGGAGAGCTGCCGAAACAGGACGAGCTCGACCGGTTCGTCGAGGACGTGCGCCACCACACGATGCTCCACGAGGACGTCAAACGCTTCTACGGCGGGTTCCCGAAGCGCGCCCACCCGATGGCGGTCTGCTCCGCGGTGGTGGCGGCGCTGTCGGCGTTCTACCCGGAGTACCTCAATCCGCGGGAGGATCACCAGGTCAACGGGGCCGTCGTGCGGCTCATCGCGAAGTTGCCCACCATCGCCGCCTACTCGTACAAGCATTCGATCGGCCAGCCGTTCATGTACCCCTCCAACCGGCTGGACTACGCGAGCAACTTCCTCTGGATGATGTTCGCCACGCCCTGTGAGGACTACGAAGTCGATCCGGTGATCGCCAGGGCCCTCGACCTGCTCCTGATTCTGCACGCCGATCACGAGCAGAACTGCTCGACCAGCACCGTGCGAATGGTCGGCAGTTCGATGTCCAACCTGTTCGCGTGCATCTCGGCGGGAATCAGCGCCCTGTGGGGCCACCTCCACGGCGGTGCCAACCAGAAGGTCCTGGAGATGCTCCAGAGCATCGCGGAGGGGGAGGGCAGCGCCGAGAAGTTCGTCGAGAAGGCGAAGTCGCGGGACGACACCACCCGCCTGATGGGCTTCGGCCACCGCGTGTACAAGAACTACGATCCGCGAGCGAAGATCATCAAGAGGGTCTGCACCGAGGTGATCGAGCGGCTGGGGATCCACAGCAAGCTGCTCGAGATCGCGATGCGCCTGGAGGAGATCGCCCTCAGCGACGAGTACTTCATCTCGCGCAAGCTCTACCCCAACGTGGACTTCTATTCCGGGATCATCTACCAGGCGATCGGCATCCCGGTGAACATGTTCACGGTTCTCTTCGCCATGGGCCGCCTGCCCGGCTGGATCGCGCAGTGGATCGAGCTGCACCGCGACGGCGACTTCCGTATCGCCAGGCCACGGCAGGTCTACGTCGGGCCGAAGCTGAGGTCCTACGTGCCGATCTCGGAGCGCTGAGCGGCGGTCACGGAGCGCCGTTGTCCGCGTCCGGGGGCATCCGGGTGGCGAGCACCGGGATGCCCCCCGCGCGCACGAGCCGGTCCGCGACGCTGCCGAACGCCCAGCGGTCGAGGCCGCCCCGGCCGTGCGTGCTGAGAGCGAGCATGTCGATGTCTCCGGCCTCCTGGCGGGCGAGCAGGGCCTCGGCGACGTCGGCCCCGCCGAGGATCTCGGTCCGCGCTTCGATCCCCTCCCGCCGCAGGCGCTCCGCCGTCTCGCCGAGATAGGTCTCGGCCCACCTCCGGTACCGCTCCTCCATCGCCCGGCCGCCCTCGCCGCGGTGACCCCACGACAGCCGGCGCAGATCGGGGAGGACGTGCGCGAGCACGGTCTCGCTCGCGCAGGCGGCGGCGAGCCGCGTCACGATCGGGAGGACCGATTCCGCGGCGCGCGACCCGTCGAGGGGAACCAGGATGCGCCGGGGCGGCCCGCCGACGCGGGCCATCCCCGCCCGGACCAGCAACACGGGACAGGATGCGCGCCGGAGCACCTTGTCGGCGACGCTGCCGAGCGCCCACCGGGAGACGCCGCCCCGGCCGTGGGTCGCCATGACGACCAGCAGAGCCCCCGTTTCGTCCGCCGTGGCCGTGATGGCCGGCGCCGGCTCACCGCGGCCGATCCGGCATTCCACCTCCCGTCCTTCGCCGCGAAGACGCGCGGCCTCGGCCTCGAGGTGCGCCCGGGCGACCCGCTCCGCCTCCTCGGCGAGCTCCTCGGCGGGCGCGGCCCCCGGCTCCCCGGCCAGCGGGAGGGCGGCCTCACCGCACCAGACGAACTCGAGTCCCGAGGGTTGAGCCACGCTGAACAGCACGAGTTTGGCGTCCAGCCGCTCCGCGAGCGACGAGGCGAGGGGCAGGGCGCGGCGGGCCAGATCGGAGCCGTCCAGTGGAACCAGGATCGTCTCGGGAGTGGACGGCATCGGGGCGCCTCTCAGCGGAAGCGGGTCAGCACCACGTCCAGCTTGCGCGCGTCGCCGCCGCCGCGCTCCCACTGGACCAAGATCGGGCTCTGGTACCGGCCCTGCACGATCGCTCCCTTGCCGGAGCCGCGCTCGCGCGAGACCAGCAGGCTGATGCTGTCCCGCATCCGGAAGAAGCGCGACGCCGGCCTCGCGATGAACTTCGCCAGGTAGCGCTCCAGTCGCGATTCGCTGATGTGCAGGGCGTCCAGGAGTTCCTTCATCACCTGGACGAGATCGTACTGGGCGTAGTTTCGGGTCTTGTTCGGCACCGCGCGCGGGTCGCGGATCGCGTGCCGGATGCGGTCGGCGACGAATCGCAGCGGGTCGTGCAGGACCTCCGCCAGATCGTGCCTCATCAAGAGCGTCTCGTATTCGTTCACCGTGAGCCCGGCGTGCCGCTCGGTCGGCGCGAGAGAAATCCGGATGCGGCCGCGGTCCACACCGCACCGCGTCAGTTCCTCCTCGAGCCGCGGAAACAGACCGAGCCGCGGATCCTTCAGATTGACCGAGTCGATCGGGTGCCGCGAAACGGGCACGGGGATCCTCAGCCGCCGCACGACCTCCTCCCGGTCGAACCCGACGACGGTGGTCTTGCGCCGCCTTCGCACCTCGCCGTTCACACCGTCGAGGTCGATGAAGTAGACGGGCCGCTCGGGCCGGTTGACGTAGGTCACGCAGCTCCGGAGCCCCGAGCCGATGAACTTGAGATGCGAATCGGCGTTGCGCGGCTCGCGCCGCCGCTGTTCCTCGCTCAGCTCGGCGCGCAGCTCGAGGCGGTCGTGCTGGTACGGCGCTCCGCGGGGGAACAGCCGGTCGAACACCCGGAAGAAGCTGTCCAGGCGCTCGCGGTCCCGCGCGAGTCGGACGGTCAGGCCCTGTTCCAGATAGCCGGCCGTCGTGTGCAGCGAGCAGTAAAGGGCGCGCCGATAGCCCTCCAGCGCCGGTCCGTGCCGGCGCCGGAGCAGCTCGTTGACGTCGATCGCGTCGAAACGTGCCCTCGGTTCCAGCTCGAGGACGAATTCGCAGGGCGGAGGGCTCATCGCGCTCCCGCCGGCGGGCGGCCCGGCGCCCGCCTTCCCGGCGCCGGTACCGGTCGATCCGCCGCGGCCGAGCCCAGGCTAGGAAGCGGTCCTCCGCTTGTCAATCGCCGCACCCGTCCGAGGGCCGGCGCCGGGACTGGACCGCGGGGGGCGGCATTGGGTAGAGTGTGCGCGACTGAGTGCCCCCGCGCGACCGGCGTTCCCCGGCAGCGGAGGGCGACCCGGTTCGGGCCATGGGCAACCGCCTTTTTGTCGGAAATCTGCCGTACTCCGCGACTGACGAGCAGATCCGGGCGCTGTTCGCACCGCACGGAACGCTCACGGACGTCCATCTCGCCGTGGACCGCGAGACGGGGAGGCCGCGCGGGTTCGGGTTCGTCTCCTTCGCCACCGAAGAAGAAGCGCGGCGGGCCGCCGAGGCGCTGAACGGCCGGACGTTCGGTGGCCGCCCGCTGGTGGTGAACATCGCGCGCGAGCGCGGCGCCCGGCCGGTCTCGGGCGACGGGCACCGGGCTCCCGCTCCGCGGCCTGCGCCGCGGCGCCCACCCGTCGCCGCGGCCGTACCCGAGCCGATGCCCGAGGAGGAACCCTCGAGGCGCCACCGAGCCAAGAAAAAGCCGCACAAGGAGAGGGAGCGCGGGGCGCCCCGCCGGCGACACCTCCTCGAGGAGGACGACGACACCCGGGCCGCGAACTGGCGGCAGTGGCTGGACGAGCTCGACGACGAAGAGGACGTCTGACCCGGATCCTCCGTCCAACCTCGAGGCGAAACGCCGCAGGGACCGCTGGACGGCCCGCCCCATGGCCGGGCGCCCGGGCCGTCCCTCGGCACCACTCCGCAGGCGCGGTTCCCGCCGCCGGATCCGCCGCGCGGAGCGCGGCCCGGCGGAGCACCGGACGGGCCGGCGGGGCCGGAGGCCACGGCGAGCGAGCCGATGAGGCGCCGTCGCCCGGGGGCTTCGCGAACGGACCGGGCCGAGTCACTCCGCCGGGTAGGCGGGAAGGCGGTGTCCGCTGGCCAGTCCCTCCGGCGGCTCGATCTGGATCGTCGCGTGGTAGATCCCGAACCTCTCTCTCAGGAGGGCACGCGCCCGCTTGAGCGTTTCGGTCCCCGTCACGGTCCGCTCGACGCGCAGGTGGACCGAAAGGGCGATCCGATCGGGAGTGATCGACCACACGTGGAGATCGTGCACGTCGATGACGCCCGGCAGATCCTCGAGCGCCGCTCGGATGCGCCGCGGATCGACCCCGCGCGGTGCCACCTCGAGCAGCACCGCCGTCGCCTCCCCGAGGACGCGCCACGCCGACCAGGCGATCACCCCCGACACCACGAGGCTGGCGATCGGGTCCGCCTCGAGATGGCCGCCCCAGTAGACGAGGAGGCCGGCGACGACCGCGGCCACCGAGCCGGCCAGGTCCCCGAACACGTGCGCGGCAGCGGCGCGGAGGTTCAGGTTCGGGCGCTCGCCGCCGTGCGGGTGCAGGATGCCGAGCACCAGGAGGTTCACCGCCAGGCCGGCCGAAGCGACGGCGAGCATCGGCCCTCCGGCCACGGGCGGCGGGGACACGATCCGCCCGATCGCTTCCCAGGCGATCCGCAGGACGATCAGGGCGAGCAGCAGCGCGTTCGCCAGCGCTGCGAGGATCTCGGCGCGGTGGAAGCCGTACGTGGCCCGCGGCGTGTGGGGCCTTTCGGCGATGACGGCGGCGGCCAGCGCCATGCCCAGTGCCGCGGCGTCGGCGAGCATGTGCGCCGCGTCGGCGAGGAGGGCGAGCGATCCGCTCAAGTAGCCTCCCGCCGCCTCCACGGCGGCGAAACCGAGGGTGATTCCCAGGCCCCAGCCGAGACGGCGGCGGGGGCTCCGGCCGCGCCGGGCGGCCCGCCCCGCCCCCCTCACGGGGAACGCTCCGCCGGCCCGGTCAGCTCGTCCAGGAGATCGCGGTCGAGATCCCTCGCCACGACCGGGGTTCCGTCGAGCGTTTCCAGGTCTTGCTGGCTGAGATCGATGCGGGGGGCGAAGACCGCGTCGAGGAGAGCCCGCGCGCGTGCGGCGTCATCCCGGCCGGACCCGCACCCGAGGAGGCTTCCTCCGGGGCCGGACAGGCAGACCCGCTCCCCGCGGGATTCCAGGGCGAAAGGGCTATCGGGCGCCGCGTGGAACCGGGGGGTGGACAGCAGCCGGCGCACCGCGGGATCCTTCCCGGGCCGCACGGGAAGGCTGATCCCCAAGCGCCGCAGCGCACCGGGATCGGTTTCCAGGACCTCCGCGAAGAGCTCGGCCGCCGTCGCCGGACCGGCCGATTCCCACGCCGCCTCGGCCATCCGCGCGGCGAGCCGGGCGCGGAGCAGTCGGAGCCCCCGGGGGAGTTCCTCCCGTGCCGCCCGCCCGGCGCGGAGCGCCGCCCGGCCCTTCCCGGCGAGCGCCGCCGCTTCGCACTCGAGCGCGTCGAGGAGTCCTTCGCGGAGCCGGTGCGGGATCAGGCCGGCACCGTCGGGGTCGCGGGCGCGCTGCTCCGCGACGAGGGAACGGGTCGGCCCCGGGCCCAGCAACGCCACCGCGTCCAGGGTGAGCCAGGAGGGACCCGAGAGCTCCGGCCGATCGCGCTCTCCTCGCTTCTCCCGGAGGCGCAAGCCGCCCCTCAGGAGCAGCGGCATCAGCCGGCGGCCGGCGAGCCACGCCTCGACGCGCCGGCGCCACGCGCGGAGGCGGGCCGCCAGGCTCCGCGGCAGCGCTTCCAGCGCGGCTTCCTCCTCCGCCCTCTCGGCGAGGTCGAGCAGGACCGCCCGGTGCAGGAGGAAGCCTTCCGCCCGGATCTCCTCCGGGGTTCCGGACCAGTGAGAAGCGCGGTCGGGTTGCGCGATCGCTCGGGACACGGCGGCCAGCGCCCGCTCCGGATGGCCGGCGAGCAGGAGGAGCTGGCCGGCGGAGACGAGCTGTTCGGCCCGGACGTACTGCCGCTGCCGCGGCGGCATCCGCCGGCCGAACTCGATCATCCGGCGCGCGGCCTCGACCGCCTCCCCGAGGCGGCCCTCGGCGAGGTACAGGTCGGTGAGGTCCCGCCACGGGTCGGCGTCGTCCTCCGGATGAGCGGTCGACTCGACGAGGAGGCGCTCGGCCTCGTCGAGATGGCCGACCATGAGCGCGCTGACCGCCGCGTTGCGCAGCGCCAGCCCGGGGGACAGGCCACTGACCCGCTGCACCGCCTCGAGCATCGCCAGGCAGGCCTCGTACCCGTCGAGAGCGCACTCGCCGTTGCGCGCGACGATCTCCTCGAAGGGGTCTCCGGTCGCCAGCGCCTTCGCGATCGCGCGGCGCGCCTGATCGATTCTGCCGAGCTTCATCAGCGGCCACACGTCCGCGCTGAAGCGCTCGGGATCGTACAGCTCGCGATAGAGGGCGTTCGCCCGGAGGAGTTCCTCGTACAGCCCGAGGTCGGCCAGCGCGACGCACTCGTTGGCGAGGATCCGCTCGTGCAGTTCCCGGAAGCCGGGCCGCGGGCGGTGCGCGGGCCCTTCGGCGAGCGCGCGGGCTCTCCTGTAGTGCCGGAGCGCGATCGGGAGGTATCCCTCCCCGCGGTGGAGCGCCAAGGCGAGCACGAACTCGCCGACGGCCGAGTCAGGATCTTCGGTGAGGATCGCGG
Coding sequences:
- a CDS encoding pyridine nucleotide-disulfide oxidoreductase; translation: MVLVGSGHAHLFSIARAGTFASRGHHLTLVAPGPFHYSGMGPGLLSGEYRADEGSIDTGALVQARGGTYVRGSVRRVDAARRRLVLDDGSIVPFDLLSLNVGSAVPALPGRHDFVVPAKPVEGLARLRERLLAAPPGTAPLHRVVVVGGGAAGCELAGAAAALRRRGGRIGEVSLVTAGPRLLDSHPPRAGRLAASALAEQGVRLVTGVRIAGSAPGVLRPARGEPLPADVVIAATGVAPPPLLRESGLATAEDGALVVDECLRSPQDPAIFGGGDAVAPGGRPLARVGVHAVRQAPVLFHNLLAAAEGRPLRPYRPQRRYLLILNLGDGTGLLLRGRWAVRARWARVLKDRIDRRFMSRSRQARGP
- a CDS encoding sigma-70 family RNA polymerase sigma factor, with protein sequence MVTDAQLLEAIRERRAGAFDAFVERYGKRLLAFGLRMCGHREDAEDVFQETLLKAYAAAASLRDPGALRTWLYRVAANQCLMKRRSEKNSARELSLDALKPSGWEDGLAGEIPDWSALPDDEAQRAELRAELERAIGALPPEHRAVVLLRDVEGLSTRETADVLGLGVPAVKMRLHRARMHLRERLAAYREGRTPRGGEAG
- a CDS encoding citrate synthase codes for the protein MSDKAILTVDGRQHEFDIIEGTEHERAIDMRKLRARTGLISFDPGYGNTGSCRSAITFIDGEKGILRYRGIPIEELAEKATFLETALLLINGELPKQDELDRFVEDVRHHTMLHEDVKRFYGGFPKRAHPMAVCSAVVAALSAFYPEYLNPREDHQVNGAVVRLIAKLPTIAAYSYKHSIGQPFMYPSNRLDYASNFLWMMFATPCEDYEVDPVIARALDLLLILHADHEQNCSTSTVRMVGSSMSNLFACISAGISALWGHLHGGANQKVLEMLQSIAEGEGSAEKFVEKAKSRDDTTRLMGFGHRVYKNYDPRAKIIKRVCTEVIERLGIHSKLLEIAMRLEEIALSDEYFISRKLYPNVDFYSGIIYQAIGIPVNMFTVLFAMGRLPGWIAQWIELHRDGDFRIARPRQVYVGPKLRSYVPISER
- a CDS encoding universal stress protein, which codes for MPSTPETILVPLDGSDLARRALPLASSLAERLDAKLVLFSVAQPSGLEFVWCGEAALPLAGEPGAAPAEELAEEAERVARAHLEAEAARLRGEGREVECRIGRGEPAPAITATADETGALLVVMATHGRGGVSRWALGSVADKVLRRASCPVLLVRAGMARVGGPPRRILVPLDGSRAAESVLPIVTRLAAACASETVLAHVLPDLRRLSWGHRGEGGRAMEERYRRWAETYLGETAERLRREGIEARTEILGGADVAEALLARQEAGDIDMLALSTHGRGGLDRWAFGSVADRLVRAGGIPVLATRMPPDADNGAP
- a CDS encoding cation transporter, with translation MRGAGRAARRGRSPRRRLGWGLGITLGFAAVEAAGGYLSGSLALLADAAHMLADAAALGMALAAAVIAERPHTPRATYGFHRAEILAALANALLLALIVLRIAWEAIGRIVSPPPVAGGPMLAVASAGLAVNLLVLGILHPHGGERPNLNLRAAAAHVFGDLAGSVAAVVAGLLVYWGGHLEADPIASLVVSGVIAWSAWRVLGEATAVLLEVAPRGVDPRRIRAALEDLPGVIDVHDLHVWSITPDRIALSVHLRVERTVTGTETLKRARALLRERFGIYHATIQIEPPEGLASGHRLPAYPAE
- a CDS encoding tetratricopeptide repeat protein, whose translation is MRERSALLFCAAIALSAPAAAAAAEEDLVARALKAVDEGRYVRARELAAAILTEDPDSAVGEFVLALALHRGEGYLPIALRHYRRARALAEGPAHRPRPGFRELHERILANECVALADLGLYEELLRANALYRELYDPERFSADVWPLMKLGRIDQARRAIAKALATGDPFEEIVARNGECALDGYEACLAMLEAVQRVSGLSPGLALRNAAVSALMVGHLDEAERLLVESTAHPEDDADPWRDLTDLYLAEGRLGEAVEAARRMIEFGRRMPPRQRQYVRAEQLVSAGQLLLLAGHPERALAAVSRAIAQPDRASHWSGTPEEIRAEGFLLHRAVLLDLAERAEEEAALEALPRSLAARLRAWRRRVEAWLAGRRLMPLLLRGGLRLREKRGERDRPELSGPSWLTLDAVALLGPGPTRSLVAEQRARDPDGAGLIPHRLREGLLDALECEAAALAGKGRAALRAGRAAREELPRGLRLLRARLAARMAEAAWESAGPATAAELFAEVLETDPGALRRLGISLPVRPGKDPAVRRLLSTPRFHAAPDSPFALESRGERVCLSGPGGSLLGCGSGRDDAARARALLDAVFAPRIDLSQQDLETLDGTPVVARDLDRDLLDELTGPAERSP